The genomic DNA TTTATTTGTGCGTTCCACGCTTTGAACTCGGTTTCGAGGCGCGCAAACTGGGCCAGCTGCTGCTTGGTGAGGGTAGGGAAGTACTTGGTGAGGAGCGACATGCGGAGTGGCAGGGGTGGTAGGAAAATAAATAAGAACGTCATGCTGAGCTTGCCGAAGCATCTCGCTCGCATCGTTGGAGTTCTTAGCCAACGATGCGAGCGAGATGCTTCGGCAAGCTCAGCATGACGTTCTTTTTGTCATGCCGACGGCAAAATTAAATAAACTCCTTCTTGTCCTTCACCATGTCATAGAGCAGTTCGCGGGCGCGGTGTAGCTGCGCTTTCACGGTGCCGAGGGGCGCTTTTAGCTCAGTGGCGATTTCCTCGTAGCTCAGCTCATCAAAATAGCGCAGGCTCACCAGGCGCTGGTATTTATCGGGCAGGCGCGACACGACGTGGCGCATAATTTCGATTTTCTGGTTCTTAATCGTCGTGTCGGCCGGGTTGAGGTCGTTGTCCCGGAATTCGAGCTGAATCTCGTCGCCGTCGCCCATCTTCACGGCCGAGTCAATGCTCATGGTCTTGATTTTATTCTTGCGAATAAAATCGATGCAGTTGTTGGTGGCGATGCGGAACAGCCAGGTGCTGAACGCAAATTCGGGGTTGAATTTATGCAGGTTCTTAAACGCCTTGGCGAAGGCTTCGATGGTGAGGTCCTCGGCGTCGTCGGGGTTGCGCACCATCTTGAGCACCACGTGAAACACGGGCTTTTTGTAGATGTGCATCAGCTCGGCGTAGGCCTTTTCGTCGCCGTGGTCCACGGCGGCCCGAATCAGCTTGAAGTCGTGCTTGGCCTTGGTCGAGAACTGTTTTTGAACGTCAGCGGGGTTTACTTCCATTGGAGCGGGCGGCGCAGAAAAAGGGACAAGCCCCAGGCGCAATAAAGAGCAAAGTAGAGAAAGTCGAGCGCCGGCAGCAGCAACGGCGGGAAAGTGGCGCGCAACCGGCGTGCCAGCGGTACATAAGCGGCCCAAAGCAGCAATGTTCGCGCCAACCAGATTATTGCCAAAGATACCAAGTTTTCGCGGTTCCATCCAACTGCCAAAACGGCCGGTGTCAGCAGGTAAAAAAGCGCGTTGCTGCCCACGAAAAGGCCAATTCGGCGGCGGTCCGCCGCCCGGTAGCGGCTGCCGGCCGAGAGGTGCCGGCGCTTCTGCCGCCACCAGGCGGCCCAGGTTTCGGCGGGCTGGCTCAGGGTGTGGGCGGGCGCGTCGGCCACCACGGCGGCGCGCCCGCCGACGGCCACCGCATCCTGCACCAGCAGGTCGTCGTCGCCGCTCAAGCGCCGCATGTGGCTGGCAAAACCCTTGGTGCTGTGAAAGGTGCTTTTGGTATAGGCCAGGTTGCGCCCCACTCCCATGTAGGGCTTGCCCGCCCAGGCAAAGCTCAAATATTGGCCCGCCGTGAGCAGCGTTTCGTAGCGAATAAGCTGGTTGAGCAGCCCCGGTAATTCGGCGTAGCCTGAGTAGCCGAGCACGATAGCAGCCCCGTTTTTTTGGGCAAAGCCGCGCTGCATCAGGCGCAGCCAGTCGGGGCCGGCGGGCCGGCAGTCGGCGTCGGTGAAAAGCAGCCGCTCGTAGCGCGCCGCCTTGATGCCCAGCGTGAGGGCGTATTTTTTGGGCGCGAAGCCGGCCGGCGTGTGCGCCACCGTCACGAGCCGGAAGCGGCCGGGGTAATACTGGCTCAGCTGCTGGGCGTAGAGGTAGGTGTCGTCCTGGCTGCGGTCGTCAATCAGGACTAGCTCAAAACCAGGGGGGTAGGCCTGGCGCAGCAGCAGCGGCACCAGCTCGCGCAGGTTGTCCAGCTCGTTGTGGGCGCACACGATAATCGATACCGGCTCGGCATCGGGGCCAGGCTCATCGACCGCCGCCTCCGGGGGCCGCCGCGTGAATGGCCGGAAATACCGCAGCCCAAACCACAGCTGCACCGCCAGCAGTGGCATCAGCAAAAGCGCGGGGGGTAGGAAAGTGAAAGAAGGGAAGGACACGGAACTGGTCCGCAAAGGTAAGTCGGCGGTAATTTTGGCAGAATGAAGTTTGACCTCCTGGCCCGCGACCCGGCCACCAAAGCCCGCGCCGGCCGCCTCACCACGGCGCACGGCACCATCGAAACGCCCATTTTTATGCCCGTCGGCACGGCCGGCACCGTGAAAGCCGTGGGCCAGCGCGAACTGAAAAACGACGTGCAGGCCCAGATTATCCTCGGCAATACCTACCACCTCTACTTGCGCCCCGGCCTGGAGGTGCTGCAAGCCGCCGGCGGCCTGCACCAATTCAACGGCTGGGTCGGTCCCATTCTCACCGATAGCGGTGGCTACCAGGTGTTTTCGCTCAGCAACACCCGCAAGATTAAGGAAGAAGGCGTCACGTTTCGCTCGCACATCGACGGCAGCAAGCACCTGTTTTCGCCCGAAGGCGTGATGGATATTCAGCGCCGCATCGGGGCCGATATCGTCATGGCCTTTGACGAATGCACGCCCTGGCCCTGCGAATACGACTACGCCCGCCGCTCCCTGGACATGACGCACCGCTGGCTCCGGCGCTGCATCCAGCGCTTGGACAGCACCGAGCCTCTCTACGGCTACGAGCAGACGCTGTTCCCCATCGTGCAGGGCAGCACCTTCAAGGATTTGCGCGTGCAGTCGGCCGAGTTTATTGCCGCGCAGGGCCGGGCCGGCAACGCCATCGGCGGCCTCAGCGTGGGCGAGCCCGCCGAGCTGATGTACGAGATGACCGAGCTGGTCTGCGACATTCTGCCCGCCGACAAGCCGCGCTACTTGATGGGGGTAGGGACGCCGGCCAACATCTTGGAAAACATCGCGTTGGGCGTCGATATGTTCGACTGCGTGCTGCCCACCCGCAACGCCCGCAACGGAATGCTCTTCACCACGCAAGGCATCATCAACGTGGGCAGTAAGAAGTGGGCCGACGATTTTTCGCCTATTGATGAAGAATTGGGCGGGCACGTCAGCACGTTTTACACCAAGGCTTATTTGCGGCACCTCATTCACTCCAAAGAAATACTGGGCGCGCAAATTGCCTCGCAGCACAATCTTACTTTTTACCTGTGGCTGGTGAAAGAGGCGCGCAAGCAAATCGTGGCCGGCACGTTTGGGGAGTGGAAAAAGGGCATGGTGGAGAAGTTGATGACTAGGTTGTAAATCGCTTGTTATAGAAGACGCTTGTCATTGCGAGCTTGCGAAGCAATCGCACCAGAACGAGCCAATAGAACGACTACAATCCATGCCTTTTGTCATTGCGAGTCCCGCAAAGCAATCGCACCCGAACGAAATCGCATGAATGCCTATTGCGTCTATATTCTCACCAATCCTTATCACACCGTGCTTTACGTCGGTGTGACAAATAACTTGGTGCGTCGGGTAAGCGAGCATAAAACTGGCGCAGTGGAAGGATTTACCAAGAAATACAATGTGAGTAAACTGGTTTATTTTGAAACGTCACCCAGCATCATGCAAGCCATTGAACGTGAAAAGCAGTTGAAAGCTGGCTCGCGGGCGAAAAAGCTGGCACTGATAGAAGAAATGAATCCTGCATGGCGCGACTTACTAGAAGAATAAGCGGGCGGCGCGGGTATCGTTCGGGTGCGATTGCTTCGCAGGCTCGCAATGACAGACGACTTTGTAAAGATAAAATTTGTTAAATGCGCATCCTCGACAAATACATCATCAGCAAGTTTCTCACCGCGTTCTTTTTCACGGTG from Hymenobacter psoromatis includes the following:
- a CDS encoding RNA polymerase subunit sigma-24; the encoded protein is MEVNPADVQKQFSTKAKHDFKLIRAAVDHGDEKAYAELMHIYKKPVFHVVLKMVRNPDDAEDLTIEAFAKAFKNLHKFNPEFAFSTWLFRIATNNCIDFIRKNKIKTMSIDSAVKMGDGDEIQLEFRDNDLNPADTTIKNQKIEIMRHVVSRLPDKYQRLVSLRYFDELSYEEIATELKAPLGTVKAQLHRARELLYDMVKDKKEFI
- the tgt gene encoding tRNA-guanine(34) transglycosylase (Exchanges the guanine residue with 7-aminomethyl-7-deazaguanine in tRNAs with GU(N) anticodons (tRNA-Asp, -Asn, -His and -Tyr)), producing the protein MKFDLLARDPATKARAGRLTTAHGTIETPIFMPVGTAGTVKAVGQRELKNDVQAQIILGNTYHLYLRPGLEVLQAAGGLHQFNGWVGPILTDSGGYQVFSLSNTRKIKEEGVTFRSHIDGSKHLFSPEGVMDIQRRIGADIVMAFDECTPWPCEYDYARRSLDMTHRWLRRCIQRLDSTEPLYGYEQTLFPIVQGSTFKDLRVQSAEFIAAQGRAGNAIGGLSVGEPAELMYEMTELVCDILPADKPRYLMGVGTPANILENIALGVDMFDCVLPTRNARNGMLFTTQGIINVGSKKWADDFSPIDEELGGHVSTFYTKAYLRHLIHSKEILGAQIASQHNLTFYLWLVKEARKQIVAGTFGEWKKGMVEKLMTRL
- a CDS encoding excinuclease ABC subunit C — encoded protein: MNAYCVYILTNPYHTVLYVGVTNNLVRRVSEHKTGAVEGFTKKYNVSKLVYFETSPSIMQAIEREKQLKAGSRAKKLALIEEMNPAWRDLLEE